Proteins from a genomic interval of Chanodichthys erythropterus isolate Z2021 chromosome 8, ASM2448905v1, whole genome shotgun sequence:
- the elapor2b gene encoding UPF0577 protein KIAA1324-like homolog — translation MEKTALWTSCYFVRFVTLFLCARASGNLPQCKETEYYFEYTECDSTGSRWRVAIPHRQGSCTGLPEPVRGTDCTFSCEAGEFLEMSSQQCTSCAAGSYSLGSGVRFDQWDSIPAGFSSLATYMDSGGSGDDSMTCNNSSWTAQGTHLESNRDDCTVSLVYAVHLMKQGSVSFDYQYVDSNVFFEFFIQNDQCQEMDQTGSEKWIKLTTSGEWGTHTVNLKSGTNIMYWRTTGMLLGGKPVKPVLLKNIQIEGVAYTSECFPCRPGTFSKTPGSSSCDLCPRNTYSGKGASSCTHCSETQYSHEGWSQCKERPPCSEKDYFQIHTACDSEGKTQILYRWVEPQVCVENVTGAVTLPPSGEKEDCPPCNPGFYMHNSSTCLPCPQGTYSDGTAECQRCPGGTEPSLGYEYKWWNILPRNMKTSCFNVGNSKCDEMNGWEVAGDHIRSGVGGSDNDYLILNLRVPGFKLPTSVDDASATEFGRIMFIFETNCSADCELYFMIDVNRKSTNVVESWVGSKKRQAYTHIMTKNASVSYTWAFQRTNKAIDVRQYVNDIAKIYSITVTNAMDGSASGCHACAMMSQQDGSSCVPCPAGHFINKDTNQCQECPPNTFLSGHHIYGQEACQPCGPGSRSNKEHSVCFNDCTFSHMDQNRTLTYDLSALSSVGSIMNGPSFTSKGTKYYHQFNISLCGAEGKKVAVCTDNVTDLSSKDVQNESADLNNFVETFVCQSTIIPADGRGFRTALSSQSISLADTFLGASVDNNLDGVTVSSDLFPESSRKVPDINFFYRSPQPTASCLNGRSTVVTLRCSPEKSSRGELTVPSKCPAGTCNGCEFHFLWESSSACPLCTEADYHSIEGACKGGVQDTLYVWNEPKLCSKGVPLPNKTSAHCEIVGLWVKAGIGGGAFMAALLVSLTCYFWKKNKRLEYKYSRLVMSANKDCELPAADSCALAEGEGEENEDDVVYSNTPSLLGKLKAIASKADGDNSESVQLKSSQSERWVWG, via the exons CCTTTTCTTGTGAAGCTGGGGAGTTTTTAGAGATGTCATCCCAGCAGTGTACATCATGTGCGGCTGGCTCTTACTCGCTGGGCAGCGGTGTGCGTTTCGACCAGTGGGATTCCATCCCTGCGGGATTCAGCAGTCTGGCCACATACATGGACTCAGGAGGTTCAGGGGACGACTCAATGACCTGCAACAA TTCTTCATGGACAGCTCAGGGAACTCACTTGGAATCCAATCGTGACGACTGCACAGTGTCGCTGGTGTACGCGGTGCATCTCATGAAGCAGGGATCCGTCTCCTTTGACTATCAATATGTCGACAGCAACGTCTTCTTCGAGTTCTTT ATTCAGAATGACCAATGTCAAGAAATGGACCAGACTGGAAGTGAGAAATGGATCAAACTCACCACCAGCGGAGAATGGGGAACACATACG GTAAATCTGAAGTCAGGAACGAATATTATGTATTGGAGAACTACGGGAATGCTCTTGGGTGGAAAACCAGTAAAGCCGGTCCTTTTGAAGAACATCCAGATCGAAG GTGTGGCGTACACGTCAGAGTGTTTTCCGTGCAGGCCGGGCACCTTCAGTAAAACTCCAGGCTCTTCCTCATGTGACCTTTGTCCCAGGAATACTTACTCTGGAAAGGGAGCCAGTTCGTGTACACATTGCTCCGAGACACAGTATTCCC ATGAGGGATGGTCGCAGTGTAAAGAGAGGCCTCCTTGTTCAGAGAAAGACTATTTTCAAATCCACACGGCCTGTGATAGTGAAGGCAAG ACCCAGATATTGTACAGGTGGGTGGAGCCTCAGGTGTGTGTGGAGAATGTGACTGGTGCTGTGACTCTGCCCCCTTCTGGAGAGAAAGAGGACTGTCCACCCTGTAATCCAGGCTTCTACATGCACAACTCTTCCACCTGTTTACCTTGCCCACAAGGGACTTATTCTGATGGTACCGCAG AATGTCAAAGATGCCCGGGAGGAACTGAACCTTCATTAGGATATGAATACAAGTGGTGGAACATCCTTCCAAGGAATATGAAAACATCTTGTTTTAATGTGGGCAACTCCAAATGTGATGAAATGAATG GTTGGGAGGTGGCTGGCGACCATATTCGTAGTGGAGTGGGCGGCTCAGATAACGATTACCTCATCTTAAATTTAAGAGTGCCTGGATTCAA ACTTCCTACTTCTGTGGACGACGCTTCAGCTACGGAGTTTGGCCGAATCATGTTTATCTTCGAGACCAATTGCAGTGCAGACTGTGAACTCTATTTTATGATA gATGTAAACAGGAAGAGCACAAATGTAGTGGAATCATGGGTAGGGAGTAAAAAGAGACAAGCGTACACCCACATCATGACCAAAAATGCTTCTGTGTCTTATACATGGGCTTTCCAACGTACCAACAAAGCCATTGAT GTGCGTCAGTATGTAAATGACATCGCAAAGATCTACTCGATCACAGTGACTAATGCGATGGATGGCTCTGCGTCTGGTTGCCACGCCTGTGCAATGATGAGTCAGCAGGACGGCTCTTCTTGTGTCCCCTGTCCTGCTGGACACTTCATCAACAAAGACACTAACCAGTGCCAGGAGTGCCCGCCCAACACCTTCCTCTCCGGGCATCACATCTATGGGCAAGAGGCTTGCCAGCCCTGCGGTCCTGGTAGCAGGAGCAACAAG gaGCACTCTGTGTGTTTTAACGACTGCACCTTCTCGCATATGGATCAGAACCGAACATTGACCTACGACTTGAGTGCCTTAAGTTCAGTGGGGTCAATCATGAATGGGCCTAGTTTCACCTCCAAAGGAACCAAATACTACCACCAGTTTAATATCAGTCTATGTGGAGCTGAG GGGAAAAAGGTGGCAGTGTGCACTGACAATGTCACAGATCTGTCCAGTAAGGACGTGCAAAATGAATCCGCTGACCTCAACAATTTCGTCGAGACTTTCGTGTGCCAATCAACCATCATTCCTGCAGATGGGCGGGGCTTCAGAACAGCCCTGTCATCTCAGTCCATCAGCCTGGCTGACACTTTCCTTG GAGCTTCTGTTGATAACAATCTGGATGGGGTCACTGTCAGCTCAGACCTCTTCCCTGAGTCGTCACGCAAAGTTCCAGATATCAACTTCTTCTATCG CTCTCCACAGCCCACAGCATCCTGTCTGAACGGCCGTAGCACAGTCGTGACTCTGCGTTGCAGTCCTGAAAAGAGCTCACGTGGGGAGCTCACTGTGCCAAG caAGTGCCCAGCCGGTACATGTAATGGCTGTGAGTTTCATTTCCTCTGGGAGAGCTCCAGTGCTTGTCCTCTCTGCACTGAAGCCGACTATCACTCGATAGAAGGAGCGTGCAAAGGAGGAGTGCAG GACACCCTTTATGTATGGAACGAACCAAAACTCTGCAGCAAAGGGGTTCCGCTTCCGAACAAGACCTCTGCCCACTGTGAGATAGTCGGGCTGTGGGTGAAGGCGGGAATTGGGGGCGGAGCCTTCATGGCCGCCCTTTTGGTTTCTCTCACATGCTATTTCTGGAAAAAGAACAAGAG GCTTGAATATAAATACTCCAGACTAGTGATGTCAGCCAATAAGGACTGTGAGTTGCCAGCAGCGGACAGTTGTGCACTAGCagagggggagggggaggagaaCGAGGACGATGTTGTTTACTCAAATACTCCTTCCTTATTGGGTAAACTGAAAGCTATCGCAAGCAAG GCAGACGGAGACAACAGCGAGTCAGTACAGCTGAAGTCTTCTCAGTCAGAGAGATGGGTTTGGGgataa
- the tspan9b gene encoding tetraspanin-9 isoform X2 — protein MARGCLCCVKYMMFLFNLLFWLSGCGLLGVGIWLSVSQGSFATFSPSFPSLSAANLVITLGSVVMVTGFLGCLGAIKENKCLLLSFFIVLLIILLAELILLILFFVYTDKVSENAKQDLKDGLRLYNTDNNVGLRNAWNIIQAEWECCGVTGHTDWHDALQEKAVPDRCCQEHYRECGRNATNIFWSQGCYEKVEEWLNDNKHLLGTIAMCVLVLQLLGMAFSMTLYQQIHRAGKKYDA, from the exons TTGTCGGGCTGTGGGTTGTTAGGTGTGGGCATCTGGCTGTCCGTTTCTCAGGGCAGTTTTGCCACATTCTCCCCCTCCTTCCCCTCCCTCTCAGCTGCCAATCTGGTCATTACCTTGGGCTCCGTCGTCATGGTAACGGGCTTCCTGGGTTGCCTCGGTGCCATCAAGGAGAACAAGTGCCTGTTGCTAAGT TTCTTCATTGTTCTGTTGATTATTCTGCTGGCAGAGCTGATTTTGCTCATCCTTTTCTTCGTGTACACGGACAAG GTGAGCGAGAACGCTAAACAGGATCTTAAAGACGGCCTGCGGCTCTACAACACGGACAATAACGTCGGCCTCCGCAACGCCTGGAACATTATCCAAGCTGag TGGGAGTGTTGTGGTGTAACAGGGCACACAGACTGGCATGATGCCCTGCAGGAGAAAGCGGTGCCAGACAGATGCTGCCAGGAGCACTATAGAGAGTGCGGTCGCAACGCCACTAACATCTTCTGGTCACAG GGCTGCTACGAGAAGGTTGAGGAATGGCTGAACGACAACAAACATTTGCTTGGAACCATCGCGATGTGTGTGCTGGTGTTACAG CTGCTCGGGATGGCCTTCTCCATGACCTTATACCAGCAGATCCACAGGGCGGGAAAGAAGTACGATGCCTAG